In a single window of the Streptomyces sp. NBC_00353 genome:
- a CDS encoding aldehyde dehydrogenase family protein: MKAHDGMYIGGKWRPASGADTIAVVNPADEQVIAHVPAGTAEDVDAAVRAARAAFPGWSATPPAERAARIAALRDVLVARQDEIAATVTAELGAPLPLSQAVHAGVPILVAGSYAELAASYPFEEKHGNSTVLLEPVGVVGAITPWNYPLHQIVAKVAPALAAGCTIVLKPAEDTPLTAQLFAEATAEAGLPAGVFNLVTGLGPVAGQALAAHEDVDLVSFTGSTAVGKQIGATAGGAVKRVALELGGKSANVILPSADLAKAVNVGVANVMSNSGQTCSAWTRMLVDAERYEEAVALAAAAVAKYVPGERVGPVVNAKQQARVRGYIEKGIEEGARLVAGGPEAPHPTGYYVSPTVFADVTPEMTIAQEEIFGPVISILKYEDEDDALRIANGTVYGLAGAVWAADDAEAVAFARRMDTGQVDINGGRFNPIAPFGGYKQSGVGRELGPHGLGEYLQTKSLQF, from the coding sequence ATGAAGGCCCACGACGGTATGTACATCGGCGGGAAGTGGCGCCCCGCATCGGGCGCGGACACGATCGCGGTCGTGAACCCGGCGGACGAGCAGGTCATCGCCCATGTACCGGCCGGAACCGCCGAGGACGTCGACGCCGCGGTACGGGCCGCCCGAGCCGCGTTCCCCGGCTGGTCCGCCACCCCGCCCGCCGAGCGGGCCGCGCGGATCGCGGCCCTGCGCGATGTCCTGGTGGCCCGCCAGGACGAGATCGCCGCCACCGTCACCGCCGAGCTCGGCGCACCGCTCCCGCTGTCACAGGCGGTGCACGCGGGTGTGCCGATCCTGGTCGCCGGTTCGTACGCCGAACTTGCCGCGTCGTACCCGTTCGAGGAGAAGCACGGCAACTCCACCGTCCTGCTGGAGCCCGTCGGTGTCGTCGGGGCGATCACCCCGTGGAACTACCCGCTGCACCAGATCGTGGCCAAGGTGGCTCCCGCACTTGCGGCAGGCTGCACGATCGTCCTCAAGCCCGCCGAGGACACCCCGCTGACCGCGCAGCTCTTCGCCGAGGCGACTGCGGAGGCGGGCCTGCCCGCCGGTGTCTTCAACCTGGTCACCGGCCTCGGCCCGGTCGCCGGACAGGCTCTGGCCGCGCACGAGGACGTCGACCTGGTCTCGTTCACCGGATCCACCGCCGTCGGGAAGCAGATCGGCGCCACCGCGGGCGGCGCGGTCAAGCGCGTCGCGCTGGAGCTCGGCGGCAAGTCCGCCAACGTCATCCTGCCCTCGGCCGATCTGGCCAAGGCCGTCAACGTCGGCGTCGCCAACGTGATGTCCAACTCCGGCCAGACGTGCAGCGCCTGGACCCGGATGCTCGTCGACGCCGAGCGGTACGAGGAAGCCGTCGCCCTCGCCGCCGCGGCTGTCGCCAAGTACGTACCGGGGGAGCGGGTCGGCCCCGTCGTCAACGCCAAGCAGCAGGCCCGGGTGCGCGGTTACATCGAGAAGGGCATCGAGGAGGGCGCCCGGCTCGTCGCCGGTGGCCCCGAGGCCCCGCACCCGACCGGTTACTACGTCAGCCCCACCGTGTTCGCCGATGTCACCCCGGAGATGACGATCGCCCAGGAGGAGATCTTCGGCCCGGTCATCTCGATCCTGAAGTACGAGGACGAGGACGACGCGCTCCGCATCGCCAACGGCACGGTGTACGGGCTCGCGGGCGCCGTCTGGGCCGCCGACGATGCGGAAGCCGTCGCCTTCGCCCGCCGGATGGACACCGGACAGGTCGACATCAACGGCGGCCGGTTCAACCCGATCGCCCCGTTCGGCGGCTACAAGCAGTCCGGCGTCGGCCGCGAGCTCGGTCCGCACGGCCTCGGCGAATACCTCCAGACCAAGTCCCTCCAGTTCTGA
- a CDS encoding Zn-dependent alcohol dehydrogenase, with the protein MVRAAVLPAVGAPLEVTDIELPEPGPGQVRIRLAAAGVCHSDLSLSDGTMRVPVPAVLGHEGAGTVLSVGEGVTHVAPGDGVVLNWAPSCGSCHHCGIGEVWLCADALTGAGNIHARTADGTELHPGLNVAAFAQETVVAANCALPAPAGIPLTDAALLGCAVLTGYGAVHHSARVRAGETVVVFGIGGVGLAVLQSARIAGASKIIAVDVSPEKEELARRAGATDYVIASDTTPRAIRRLTGGQGADVAVECVGRPATIRGAWDSTRRGGRTTVVGIGGKDQQVTFNALEIFHWGRSLTGCVYGNSDPARDLPVLAEHIRAGRFDLSMMVTERIALDGIPAAFDNMIAGKGGRALVIF; encoded by the coding sequence GTGGTCCGCGCCGCCGTACTGCCCGCCGTCGGAGCTCCCCTGGAGGTCACCGACATCGAACTCCCGGAGCCCGGACCCGGCCAGGTGAGGATCCGTCTCGCCGCCGCCGGGGTCTGCCACTCCGACCTGTCCCTGTCCGACGGCACCATGCGGGTGCCCGTCCCCGCCGTCCTCGGCCATGAGGGAGCGGGCACCGTCCTCTCCGTCGGCGAGGGCGTCACCCATGTGGCGCCGGGCGACGGCGTCGTACTCAACTGGGCGCCTTCCTGCGGCAGCTGCCACCACTGCGGGATCGGTGAGGTCTGGCTGTGCGCCGACGCGCTGACGGGTGCGGGCAACATCCACGCCCGTACCGCCGACGGCACCGAACTCCACCCCGGCCTGAACGTCGCGGCGTTCGCCCAGGAGACGGTCGTCGCCGCGAACTGTGCACTGCCCGCACCGGCCGGCATCCCGCTGACCGACGCCGCCCTGCTCGGCTGCGCGGTGCTCACCGGATACGGCGCCGTCCACCACAGTGCGCGGGTCCGGGCCGGCGAGACGGTCGTCGTCTTCGGTATCGGCGGCGTCGGGCTGGCCGTGCTCCAGTCCGCCCGGATCGCCGGAGCCTCGAAGATCATCGCCGTCGATGTCTCCCCGGAGAAGGAGGAGCTCGCCCGCCGGGCCGGCGCCACCGACTACGTCATCGCCTCCGACACCACGCCGCGCGCGATCCGCAGGCTCACCGGCGGACAGGGCGCGGACGTCGCCGTGGAGTGCGTCGGCCGGCCCGCCACCATCCGCGGCGCCTGGGACTCCACCCGGCGCGGCGGCCGTACCACCGTCGTCGGCATCGGGGGCAAGGACCAGCAGGTGACCTTCAATGCCCTGGAGATCTTCCACTGGGGCCGCTCGCTGACCGGCTGCGTCTACGGGAACAGCGACCCCGCCCGCGATCTGCCCGTGCTCGCCGAGCACATCCGGGCCGGCAGGTTCGACCTCTCCATGATGGTCACCGAACGGATCGCGCTGGACGGCATCCCGGCGGCCTTCGACAACATGATCGCGGGCAAGGGCGGTCGCGCCCTGGTGATCTTCTAG
- a CDS encoding MFS transporter, giving the protein MDTSPSATPRTTDTVPTPTETRARRKVATAAALASAVEWYDYFVFGIAAALVLGDLYFPAGSGSAGVLAAFATFAVGFLARPLGGIIAGQLGDKRGRKPMLVLALTLMGVATTGIGLLPTYETIGIAAPVLLVTLRVAQGIAVGAQWGGAMLMATEYAPEGKRGVYGSLVQLGVPIGVVTANTVFLAAGAFTSDSEFAAWGWRLPFLVGLLVLVLAWYIHTRVEETPEFREAEKELAEQEASRSARSPLRTIVREHLGTVFLAGGSFAVNTATFYIIITGVLDYTTRELGMKREAVLMVSLCISLTQLVLIPASAALSDRIGRLRIYALGAAGLAVWAVPMFLLIDTKSLLWMAVGTFVTSCFLSIMYGPQAALFAELFTAEMRYTGASLGYQIAAVFGGGLAPFVMVLLLEATGTSMAVAAYIIGLAVIALVSIKVLAGRASSR; this is encoded by the coding sequence ATGGACACGTCACCATCCGCCACCCCACGCACCACCGATACCGTCCCGACCCCCACCGAGACGCGGGCCCGCCGCAAGGTGGCCACCGCCGCAGCGCTCGCATCCGCGGTGGAGTGGTACGACTACTTCGTTTTCGGCATCGCCGCAGCCCTGGTCCTGGGAGACCTCTACTTCCCCGCAGGCAGCGGCTCCGCCGGTGTCCTCGCCGCGTTCGCGACCTTCGCCGTGGGCTTCCTGGCCCGTCCGCTCGGCGGCATCATCGCGGGCCAGCTCGGCGACAAGCGTGGTCGCAAACCCATGCTGGTCCTCGCGCTCACCCTGATGGGTGTGGCCACCACGGGCATCGGCCTGCTTCCCACGTACGAGACGATCGGCATCGCCGCTCCGGTGCTGCTCGTCACCCTGCGCGTCGCCCAGGGCATCGCGGTCGGCGCCCAGTGGGGCGGAGCCATGCTGATGGCCACCGAATACGCCCCCGAGGGCAAGCGCGGCGTCTACGGAAGCCTCGTCCAACTCGGCGTTCCCATCGGTGTGGTGACCGCCAACACCGTTTTCCTCGCCGCAGGAGCCTTCACCAGCGACAGCGAGTTCGCCGCCTGGGGCTGGCGGCTGCCGTTCCTGGTCGGTCTGCTGGTGCTGGTCCTCGCCTGGTACATCCACACGCGCGTCGAGGAGACCCCCGAGTTCCGCGAGGCCGAGAAGGAACTGGCCGAGCAGGAGGCGAGCCGCTCCGCGCGCTCGCCGCTGCGCACCATCGTGCGGGAGCACCTCGGCACGGTCTTCCTCGCGGGCGGCTCGTTCGCCGTGAACACCGCGACCTTCTACATCATCATCACCGGCGTCCTGGACTACACGACCCGTGAGCTCGGCATGAAGCGCGAGGCCGTCCTCATGGTCTCGCTCTGCATCAGCCTCACCCAGCTCGTCCTGATACCGGCGTCGGCGGCGCTGTCCGACCGCATCGGGCGGCTGCGGATCTACGCGCTCGGGGCGGCCGGCCTCGCCGTGTGGGCGGTGCCGATGTTCCTGCTCATCGACACCAAGTCGCTGCTCTGGATGGCCGTCGGCACTTTCGTCACCAGCTGTTTCCTCAGCATCATGTACGGGCCGCAGGCGGCGTTGTTCGCCGAGCTGTTCACGGCCGAGATGCGCTACACCGGCGCCTCGCTCGGCTACCAGATCGCGGCGGTGTTCGGTGGCGGCCTCGCCCCGTTCGTGATGGTGCTGCTGCTGGAGGCGACGGGCACGTCGATGGCGGTGGCGGCCTACATCATCGGCCTGGCTGTCATCGCCCTGGTCTCCATCAAGGTCCTTGCGGGACGGGCGAGTTCGCGCTGA
- the ppk2 gene encoding polyphosphate kinase 2, whose product MTDSGDDDPVLVMPDGRARDAWREDYPYTYKLGRKAYEKDKRALQIELLKFQHWVKERNERLVILFEGRDAAGKGGTINRFTEHLNPRGARVVALEKPTERERTQWYFQRYTAHLPSAGEIVLFDRSWYNRAGVERVMGFCTTREYLEFMHQAPGFERMLARDGIHLVKFWFSVSRNEQRNRFMIRQIDPVRQWKLSPVDLASLDKWDAYTEAKEVMLFHTDTADAPWTVVKSNDKKRARLEAIRHVLHRFDYPDKDTTVVREPDPLIVGRASRLFEQGEMDARLLTTHRSEAGPTA is encoded by the coding sequence GTGACCGACAGCGGGGACGACGATCCGGTCCTGGTGATGCCCGACGGGCGGGCGCGCGACGCCTGGCGCGAGGACTATCCGTACACCTACAAGCTCGGCCGGAAGGCGTACGAGAAGGACAAGCGCGCGCTGCAGATCGAGCTGCTCAAGTTCCAGCACTGGGTGAAGGAGCGCAACGAACGGCTCGTCATTCTCTTCGAAGGGCGCGACGCGGCCGGCAAGGGCGGCACGATCAACCGCTTCACCGAGCACCTCAACCCCCGTGGCGCACGGGTCGTGGCGCTGGAGAAGCCCACCGAACGCGAACGCACCCAGTGGTACTTCCAGCGGTACACGGCACATCTGCCGAGCGCCGGGGAGATCGTGCTCTTCGATCGCTCCTGGTACAACCGGGCAGGTGTGGAGCGGGTGATGGGGTTCTGCACGACCCGCGAGTACCTCGAATTCATGCACCAGGCACCGGGCTTCGAGCGGATGCTCGCCCGGGACGGCATCCACCTGGTGAAGTTCTGGTTCTCCGTCTCCCGCAACGAGCAGCGCAACCGGTTCATGATCCGCCAGATCGACCCGGTACGGCAGTGGAAGCTGAGCCCGGTCGACCTCGCCTCGCTGGACAAGTGGGACGCATACACGGAGGCCAAGGAGGTGATGTTGTTCCACACGGACACGGCGGACGCGCCCTGGACCGTGGTGAAGAGCAACGACAAGAAGCGGGCCAGGCTGGAGGCGATCCGGCATGTGCTGCACCGCTTCGACTACCCGGACAAGGACACGACGGTGGTCCGCGAGCCGGACCCGCTGATCGTGGGTCGGGCCTCCCGGCTCTTCGAGCAGGGCGAGATGGATGCCCGGCTGCTCACCACGCACCGGTCGGAGGCCGGGCCGACGGCGTGA
- a CDS encoding DMT family transporter — protein MTTPIPASAAPATAPAGRDRRAIAAAGTTVVLWASAFVSIRSAGESYSPGALALGRLLAGSLTLGAILLVRREGLPSRAAWPGIVTSGVLWFGLYMVVLNWGEQEVDAGTAAMVVNIGPILIALLGARLLGEGLPRRLLTGMAVSFAGAAVVGLSMSGHGSSSVLGVVLCLLAAMAYAGGVVAQKPALRHGSALQITAFGCMVGTVACLPFSGVLVSEAADAPVSATLNMVYLGVFPTALAFTTWAYALARTTAGRMGATTYAVPALVVLMSWLLLGEVPALLTVGGGLLCLAGVAVSRKRPQTGRTRKSRVQPVEGRRHDPERQGSEQPQETEEEEQGCRRR, from the coding sequence ATGACGACACCCATACCCGCCTCCGCCGCGCCCGCCACCGCACCCGCGGGCCGCGACCGGCGGGCGATCGCCGCGGCCGGCACCACCGTGGTGCTGTGGGCCTCCGCCTTTGTCTCCATCCGCAGTGCCGGTGAGTCCTACTCGCCCGGTGCGCTCGCGCTCGGCCGGCTGCTCGCGGGTTCGCTGACGCTCGGAGCGATCCTTCTCGTACGCCGCGAGGGGCTGCCGTCCAGGGCGGCGTGGCCGGGCATCGTCACGTCCGGGGTGCTCTGGTTCGGGCTCTACATGGTGGTGCTCAACTGGGGCGAGCAGGAGGTCGACGCGGGCACGGCCGCCATGGTCGTGAACATCGGCCCGATCCTGATCGCACTGCTCGGCGCCCGACTGCTGGGCGAGGGGCTGCCGCGCAGACTGCTGACAGGGATGGCCGTGTCGTTCGCGGGCGCCGCGGTGGTCGGTCTCTCCATGTCGGGACACGGGAGTTCGTCGGTGCTCGGGGTGGTCCTCTGCCTGCTGGCGGCGATGGCGTACGCGGGCGGGGTGGTCGCCCAGAAGCCGGCGCTGCGGCACGGCTCGGCGCTGCAGATCACCGCGTTCGGCTGCATGGTCGGTACGGTCGCCTGTCTGCCGTTCTCCGGTGTGCTGGTCTCCGAGGCGGCCGACGCCCCGGTGTCCGCGACGCTGAACATGGTCTATCTGGGCGTCTTCCCGACCGCCCTGGCCTTCACCACCTGGGCCTATGCGCTCGCCCGCACCACTGCGGGACGGATGGGCGCCACCACATATGCCGTCCCCGCGCTGGTGGTACTGATGTCGTGGCTGCTGCTCGGCGAGGTGCCCGCACTGCTCACGGTCGGCGGCGGCCTGCTCTGTCTGGCCGGGGTGGCGGTCTCCCGGAAGCGTCCGCAGACTGGACGCACCCGAAAGAGTCGGGTACAGCCGGTGGAGGGACGCCGTCATGACCCGGAGCGCCAAGGATCCGAGCAGCCGCAGGAGACGGAAGAAGAGGAGCAAGGCTGCCGACGACGCTGA
- a CDS encoding ArsR/SmtB family transcription factor yields the protein MARMAPHDPAAPRLAALAALLADETRASFCLALLDGRAWTAGELARYASVAPSTASEHLGKLIAGGLLTEERQGRHRYVRLADERTAHLVEDLAARAAPGDGERPQTLRAASTSSALARGRTCYDHLAGRIGIAIADAMTVRGLLRQDTGFALTDTGLGWFAELGIGLDTGTRRPLVRSCLDWTERRPHLAGVAGAALCRHALDAGWCVRIGSGRAVKATGDGERALRELLGIEPETIR from the coding sequence ATGGCACGCATGGCACCCCACGACCCGGCCGCACCCCGCCTCGCCGCCCTGGCCGCCCTCCTCGCCGACGAGACCCGGGCCTCCTTCTGTCTGGCCCTGCTCGACGGCCGCGCCTGGACGGCGGGGGAGCTGGCGCGGTACGCGTCGGTGGCTCCGTCGACCGCCAGCGAACATCTGGGGAAGCTGATCGCCGGGGGCCTGCTGACCGAGGAGCGGCAGGGCCGCCACCGCTATGTGCGGCTCGCCGACGAACGGACCGCCCATCTCGTCGAGGATCTCGCCGCCCGGGCCGCACCCGGTGACGGGGAGCGGCCACAGACCCTGCGGGCGGCAAGCACGAGCAGTGCACTGGCCCGCGGACGCACCTGTTACGACCATCTCGCGGGCCGGATCGGCATCGCGATCGCGGACGCGATGACCGTGCGGGGGCTGCTGCGGCAGGACACCGGCTTCGCGCTCACCGACACGGGTCTCGGCTGGTTCGCGGAGCTGGGCATCGGGCTGGACACCGGGACGCGGCGTCCCCTCGTACGCAGCTGTCTGGACTGGACGGAGCGCAGGCCGCATCTGGCAGGGGTCGCGGGCGCCGCACTGTGCAGGCACGCCTTGGACGCCGGCTGGTGCGTGAGGATCGGGTCCGGGCGGGCGGTGAAGGCGACCGGGGACGGGGAGCGGGCGCTGCGCGAGCTGCTCGGAATCGAGCCGGAAACAATTCGGTGA
- a CDS encoding TetR/AcrR family transcriptional regulator: MARPRKPLLSRDRIVEAASALVDAEGLDAVSTRRLAAELGVSGPSLYNHFRNKDEILDAVADAVSAQVDLSMFDESDDRDWRAALHDWAVSYRAALTEHPHIVPVLAQGPGRRPAGLRVADAAFGAMVRAGWPPAQATYIGALMRYFITGSALGSFARGFVDDETAYDPADYPHLGQAHLLADRRQQVDEGAFETGLRALLDGLALQYEQGPAADTVRPAPKHS; this comes from the coding sequence ATGGCCCGACCGCGCAAGCCCCTCCTCAGCAGAGACCGCATCGTCGAGGCGGCGAGCGCGCTCGTGGACGCCGAGGGGCTCGACGCCGTCTCCACCCGCCGGCTCGCGGCCGAACTCGGGGTCAGCGGACCCTCGCTCTACAACCACTTCCGCAACAAGGACGAGATCCTGGACGCGGTCGCGGACGCCGTGTCCGCTCAGGTCGATCTGTCGATGTTCGACGAGTCCGACGACCGCGACTGGCGAGCCGCCCTGCACGACTGGGCGGTCTCCTATCGTGCGGCGCTCACCGAGCACCCGCACATCGTCCCGGTGCTGGCCCAGGGCCCCGGCCGCCGTCCGGCCGGGCTGCGGGTCGCCGACGCGGCGTTCGGTGCGATGGTCCGCGCCGGCTGGCCGCCCGCCCAGGCCACGTACATCGGCGCACTGATGCGGTACTTCATCACCGGCTCGGCACTGGGCTCGTTCGCGCGCGGCTTCGTCGACGACGAGACGGCGTACGACCCCGCCGACTATCCGCACCTCGGCCAGGCCCATCTGCTGGCCGACCGCCGTCAGCAGGTCGACGAGGGCGCGTTCGAGACCGGGCTGCGGGCGTTGCTCGACGGCCTCGCCCTGCAGTACGAGCAGGGGCCTGCCGCGGACACGGTTCGGCCGGCGCCGAAGCATTCCTGA
- a CDS encoding acyl-CoA dehydrogenase family protein, producing the protein MNLELSEEQEAVRQLAKDFVAREITPHVVEWDRAENVDRSIVKELGSLGFLGLTVPEEYGGSGGDHLAYCLVTEELGRGDSSVRGIVSVSLGLVAKTIATWGDEEQKRQWLPRLTAGEAIGCFGLTEPGTGSDAGNLTTKAVRDGDSYVINGTKMFITNGTWADVVLLFARTDDTPGHKGISAFLVPTDTPGLTRRTIHGKLGLRGQATAEVVLEDVRVPATTLLGPEGKGFSVAMSALAKGRMSVAAGCVGIAQAALDAAVGYAGEREQFGKSIASYQLVQELISDIAVDVDAARLLTWRVADLIDRGEDFGTAASKAKLFASEAAVRAANNALQVFGGYGYIDEYPVGKLLRDARVMTLYEGTSQIQKLIIGRALTGVSAF; encoded by the coding sequence ATGAACCTGGAGCTCAGCGAGGAGCAGGAAGCCGTCCGGCAGCTCGCCAAGGACTTCGTCGCCCGCGAGATCACCCCGCATGTCGTCGAGTGGGACCGCGCCGAGAATGTCGACAGGTCGATCGTCAAGGAGCTGGGCTCCCTCGGCTTCCTCGGGCTGACCGTCCCCGAGGAGTACGGCGGCTCGGGCGGCGACCACCTGGCGTACTGCCTGGTCACCGAGGAACTCGGCCGTGGCGACTCCTCGGTCCGCGGCATCGTCTCGGTCTCCCTGGGCCTGGTCGCCAAGACCATCGCCACCTGGGGCGACGAGGAGCAGAAGCGGCAGTGGCTGCCCCGGCTCACCGCGGGCGAGGCGATCGGCTGCTTCGGCCTCACCGAGCCCGGCACCGGCTCGGACGCCGGGAACCTGACGACGAAGGCCGTCCGCGACGGCGACTCGTACGTCATCAACGGCACCAAGATGTTCATCACCAACGGCACCTGGGCCGACGTCGTACTGCTCTTCGCCCGCACCGACGACACCCCCGGCCACAAGGGCATATCCGCCTTCCTGGTGCCCACCGACACCCCCGGCCTCACCCGCCGCACCATCCACGGCAAGCTCGGTCTGCGCGGCCAGGCCACCGCCGAAGTGGTCCTGGAGGACGTCCGCGTCCCCGCCACCACGCTCCTGGGCCCCGAGGGCAAGGGCTTCTCCGTCGCCATGTCCGCGCTCGCCAAGGGCCGGATGTCGGTCGCGGCCGGCTGTGTCGGCATCGCGCAGGCCGCCCTCGACGCCGCCGTGGGCTACGCGGGCGAACGCGAGCAGTTCGGCAAGTCCATCGCGAGCTACCAGCTCGTCCAGGAACTCATCAGCGACATCGCGGTGGACGTGGACGCCGCGCGGCTGCTGACCTGGCGGGTCGCCGACCTGATCGACCGCGGCGAGGACTTCGGCACCGCGGCGTCCAAGGCGAAGCTCTTCGCCTCCGAGGCCGCCGTCCGCGCAGCCAACAACGCCCTCCAGGTCTTCGGCGGCTACGGCTACATCGACGAGTACCCGGTCGGCAAGCTGCTGCGCGACGCCCGTGTGATGACGCTCTACGAAGGCACCAGCCAGATCCAGAAGCTGATCATCGGCCGTGCGCTGACGGGTGTCTCCGCCTTCTGA
- a CDS encoding YiaA/YiaB family inner membrane protein yields MSETTSVKQQSTAAFYGQAVASFGVAMGAVTLGIYFLDANAWVRGFLAVGVLYLVTSCFTLAKVIRDRQEAGQLISRVDQARLEKILAEHDPFQKL; encoded by the coding sequence ATGAGTGAGACGACATCGGTCAAGCAGCAGAGCACCGCGGCCTTCTACGGACAGGCCGTCGCATCCTTCGGGGTGGCGATGGGCGCGGTGACCCTCGGCATCTACTTCCTCGACGCGAACGCCTGGGTGCGGGGCTTCCTCGCCGTCGGCGTCCTCTATCTCGTCACGTCCTGCTTCACCCTCGCCAAGGTCATCCGGGACCGTCAGGAGGCCGGGCAGCTCATCAGCCGGGTCGACCAGGCCCGGCTGGAGAAGATCCTCGCCGAGCACGACCCCTTCCAGAAGCTCTGA
- a CDS encoding TetR/AcrR family transcriptional regulator, which yields MSTAEDTGGDSTPWGEVTPEAARRLLVAAVDAFAERGYHATTTRDIAGRAGMSPAALYIHYKTKEELLHRISRIGHDRALLLLETAADSEGTASERLAHAVRSFVRWHAEGHTTARVVQYELDALGPEHRTEIVALRRKSDAVIRRIISEGVEAGEFDVPDIPGTTLAVLSLCIDVARWFSAQGSRTPDEVGALYADLVLRMVAAQR from the coding sequence ATGAGCACGGCGGAGGATACCGGCGGCGACAGTACGCCGTGGGGTGAGGTGACGCCCGAGGCGGCCAGACGGCTCCTCGTCGCGGCCGTCGACGCCTTCGCCGAGCGCGGGTACCACGCGACCACCACCCGTGACATCGCGGGCCGCGCCGGCATGAGCCCTGCCGCGCTCTACATCCACTACAAGACGAAGGAAGAGCTGCTCCACCGGATCAGCAGGATCGGCCACGACCGCGCCCTGCTGCTCCTGGAGACGGCCGCGGACAGCGAAGGCACGGCGTCCGAGCGGCTCGCCCACGCCGTGCGGTCCTTCGTCCGCTGGCACGCGGAAGGGCACACCACCGCCCGCGTGGTCCAGTACGAACTCGACGCCCTCGGCCCGGAGCACCGCACCGAGATCGTCGCGCTGCGGCGCAAGAGCGACGCGGTGATCCGCCGGATCATCAGTGAAGGCGTGGAGGCGGGGGAGTTCGACGTCCCCGACATCCCGGGCACCACGCTGGCCGTGCTCTCGCTCTGCATCGATGTGGCGCGCTGGTTCAGCGCGCAGGGGAGCCGGACGCCCGACGAGGTCGGCGCGCTCTACGCCGACCTCGTCCTGCGGATGGTCGCGGCCCAGCGGTAG
- a CDS encoding MaoC family dehydratase, with protein MAEPRIFTSAQELRDGVGEQLGHSEWLEIDQKRVDLFADATGDHQWIHVDPERAAAGPFGTTIAHGYLTLSLLPALVPQIMRVEGMKMGINYGTNKVRFPATVPVGSRLRATAALKSVEEAGGGVQVTAVVTVEREGGDKPVCVAESVSRYYF; from the coding sequence ATGGCAGAGCCGAGGATCTTCACGTCCGCGCAGGAGCTGCGCGACGGGGTGGGCGAGCAGCTGGGGCACAGCGAATGGCTGGAGATCGACCAGAAGCGGGTCGATCTCTTCGCCGATGCCACCGGGGACCACCAGTGGATCCATGTGGACCCGGAGCGGGCCGCGGCCGGCCCGTTCGGCACGACGATCGCGCACGGCTATCTCACGCTCTCGCTGCTTCCGGCGCTGGTCCCGCAGATCATGCGGGTCGAAGGCATGAAGATGGGCATCAACTACGGCACCAACAAGGTCCGTTTTCCGGCCACCGTGCCGGTGGGTTCGCGGCTGCGGGCGACGGCCGCCCTCAAGAGCGTCGAGGAGGCGGGCGGCGGCGTCCAGGTCACCGCCGTCGTCACGGTCGAGCGCGAGGGTGGCGACAAGCCGGTCTGCGTCGCCGAGTCGGTGTCGCGCTACTACTTCTGA
- the soxR gene encoding redox-sensitive transcriptional activator SoxR: MPQIPQTLHELTVGQLSARSGAAVSALHFYEAKGLISSRRTSGNQRRYSRDALRRVAFVRAAQRVGIPLATIRDALAELPEERTPTRDDWARLSEAWRSELDERIKQLGRLRDHLTDCIGCGCLSLETCVLSNPNDISGDTISGSRLMPERRSADCR, from the coding sequence GTGCCCCAGATCCCACAGACACTCCATGAACTCACGGTCGGCCAGCTCTCCGCGCGCAGCGGCGCCGCCGTTTCGGCCCTGCACTTCTACGAGGCCAAGGGCCTGATCAGCAGCCGCCGCACCAGTGGCAACCAGCGCCGCTACAGCAGGGATGCGTTGCGCCGGGTCGCTTTCGTCCGTGCGGCGCAACGGGTCGGCATACCGCTGGCCACGATCCGCGACGCGCTGGCCGAGCTCCCCGAGGAGCGCACCCCGACCCGCGACGACTGGGCGCGCCTGTCCGAGGCGTGGCGCTCCGAACTCGACGAGCGGATCAAGCAGCTGGGCCGGCTGCGCGACCATCTCACCGACTGCATCGGCTGCGGCTGTCTGTCGCTGGAGACATGTGTGCTCTCCAACCCGAACGACATCTCCGGGGACACGATCAGCGGGTCCCGGCTGATGCCGGAGCGCCGCTCGGCGGACTGCCGGTAG